The Chitinophaga parva genomic sequence TCCACGTAATCTCACATTAGCCACGGTGGTGGCATCGTTGGGCGGCCTGTTGTTTGGCTTTGATATGGCCGTGGTATCGGGCATATTGCCGTTTGTAAAAGAACAGTACCAGCTTAATCCTGCACAGGAAGGCTGGTTTGTTTCCTCCGCCCTGGCCGGGTGCATAGGTGGCGTACTTTTTTCCAGTGACATCAGTGACCGGCTGGGGCGCAGGAAACTGCTCTTCTTTGCCGCCTTACTTTTCCTGCTCTCTGCCCTGGGATGTGCGCTGCTGGAGCCTTTCAGCCTGCTCATCGTGGCACGCATCTGCTGCGGGGCAGCGGTGGGTATTGCTTCCAGTGTGGTGCCCCTGTATCTTTCTGAAATAGCGCCGGCGCACAACCGTGGCCGCCTGGTTACTTTTTACCAACTGGCAGTGACCATCGGCATTTTTGTGGCATATGGCAGCAATATTTTACTGCTGCAGCATGGGCAGGACTTCCTGCCAGGTATGCTGGTATGGCGTAAGATGTTTGGCGTGGCTATGCTGCCCGCCGCGCTTTTCCTGCTGGGCATTGTATGGATACCCGAAAGTCCCCGCTGGCTGATGCAAAAAGACCTGCCCCAAGTGAATGATGGCGGTTACCGCATGCTTTGGTCGCCGGCATACCGCAAACCCCTGCTGATAGGTATTTTGCTGCCATTCTTTTCACAGTTCAGCGGCATTAATGCCATCATTTACTACGGGCCTACCATCCTGCACAGCGCCGGCATTACCCTGGATAATTCTTTACTGAGCCAGCTGTTTTTCGGCGCAGCCAATGTATTATTCACGTTCATTGCCATCTGGAAAGTAGATTCCCTGGGCCGCCGGCCATTGTATCTTTGGGGCACCGCCGGTGCCATGGTGGCCTTGCTTTGTACCGGCATCTGTTTTTATACCGGGCATACAGGCGGCGTGCTGTTGCTGCTTTGCGTGCTGGCGTTCCTGGCTTTTTTTGCCTTCTCCATCGGACCGTTGAAATTTGTGATCGCTGCAGAGATCTTCCCGGATGCCATCCGCGCCAAGGCGCTTTCCCTCAGCATCCTGGTGATGTGGGTGGCGGATTTTGCAGTAGGGCAGCTTACACCGATGCTGCTGAGCGGCATTGGTACTGCAGGCACCTTCTGGTTCTTTGCATCTTTCTGCGTAGTAGCATTTATTATTGTATACAGGATGGTACCCGAAACCAAAGGGCAAACCTTGGAACAAATACAACAACATTGGAACCTCATGCATTAACACCACCGCTGGTACTGGTGGCTGATATAGGCGGTACTCACATCACCACTGCCCTGGTAGAACTGCCATCCGGCCGCCTGCTGGAGGATACCCTGCACCGTGGCCACGTGCGTGCACAGGCCGGGGTGAACATCATCCTGGATGATTGGGCGGCAGTAATGCAACGAAGCATGCAGGGCGCAGATGTACAGGCACTGGGCATTGCCATGCCCGGCCCGTTTGATTATGAAACGGGTATCTCCCTGATCAAGGGATTCCACAAGTATGAGGCATTGTATGGGAAGAACGTGAAAACCTTGCTGATGCAGCGTTTGGATTTACAGTCCATTCGTATGGCCAATGATGCGCGCTGCTTTTTGCAAGGGGAGTTACTGGCAGGCGCCGTGCAGGGAGCGCAGGAGCTAATGGGCTTCACGCTCGGCACTGGCTTTGGCTCTTCCGTGGCTGCACAGGGTATAGCACAGGAAGCGCATTACTACGATTTTCCTTTCCGTGGCACGCGTGCGGAAGATTACTTTTGCAGCCGCTGGCTGGTGCAGCGCTATGCCGTGCTGGAGCCTAATGCGCTTATTGCTGATGTAAAGACCATTGCCATGCGGGCGGCGGATGATGGAGCGGCCCGGCAGTTGTTCAGCGAGTTTGGCGGCAACCTCGCGGAATTCTTTTCCCTGCTGGAAGTGCCGCCGGCACTGGCTTTGCTGGGTGGAAATATTACCAATAGTTATTTCCTCTTCGGGCCCGCATTGGAAGCAGCACTACAGCAATATGGTATTCCCACGCAGATAAAACTGGCCAGCCTGGGAGAAGCGGCCCCTTTGTATGGCGCAGCAGCATTGTTTCTGCAAGGCGCTTGATCATCCGTTAGACTGCAGGATATTGAACCGGTTCAGCGCCTTTACGGTGGCATTCTTGTAATTGCGGCCAATAGGCAGGCTGATGGCGTTTTCCAGCTTTACGAGGGCAGGGGTGAAGGTGGTTACCTTTTCCAGCGCTATGATGTAAGAACGGTGCACGCGGATGAATTTGTGCTCCGGCAATTTCTTTTCCAGGTAGCCGATCTTGTTATAGGTAATGATCTGCCCTTGCATGGTTTTTACCCGCACATAATCGCGCAGGCTTTCAATGTAAATAATGTCTTTGAGCAATACTTTCACCATTTCCTTTTCTTCCCGCAGGTAGATGTAAGATTCGTTGAATGAATGCAGGAGCTGGTGGTCCGGGTCTGCCGCGGGGCTGGAAAGCTGGCTGCCCAGGGCCTTGCTCACTGCGCGCAGGAAGCGCTCAAAGGAAATAGGTTTCAGCAGATAGTCCACTACATCGAGGTCAAAGGCTTCCACGGCGTAATCGCGATAAGCAGTAGTGAGTATCACTTTGGGTTTGTAAGACAACGATTTGAGCAGCTCTATGCCGGTGATCTTGGGCATCTGGATATCCAGGAAAAGCAGGTCTATCTGCCGGTGTTGCAGGCAGGCCAGGGCCTCCACTGCGTTGTTGCAACTGCGGGCCAGTACCAGGCTATCCACGCGCTGTATGTAATTTTGCAGCAGCTGTATAGCCAGGGGTTCATCATCTACAACAAGACATTTCATATCGCTATTTTCAGGATCACGAGGTAAGATTCTTCATCAAAGATCTGCAGGGAATACTGGTCCTTGTAGATCAGGTCCAGCCGTTTTTTAACATTGGTAAGCCCAATGCCGCAATGGGCGGACTTTTCCAGGGGCGGATCACATTTGCTGTTTTCTATTTTAATGATCAGCTGTGCATCGTTTACCAGGATGTCAATGTGCACCCAGATATTACCAATATCGTTGCTGAAGCCGTGCTTGAAACTGTTTTCCACGAAGGGCAGGATGAGCAGGGGCGCTATCAGGTACCCACTTACATCTGACAGTACATTCAATGACACATCCAGCCTGTCCTCATAACGGATCTTTTCCAGCACGATATAATTTTCAATATAGGCGATCTCCTTTTGCAACGGTACAAAAGGCTTGTTGCTTTCATACAGCATGTAGCTCATGAGCTCAGAAAGCTTGTACACTACTTCCGGCGCCTTCCGCGACTGATCGATGGTAAGGGCGTAGAGATTGTTAAGGGTGTTGAAAAGGAAGTGCGGGTGGATCTGCCCTTTCAGGTATTTAAGTTCTGCCTCCAGCTTTTCGTGCTGATACACCTGTTTTTCTTTCTGGCTTACATACCATTGTTTGATGAAATGCATTGTAGCTACCAGGGCCACTACAGAGTACACGCCAAAGGTTTCCATGATGATCTTGGGCACATACCACAGCGGCTGCACAGTAGCCCAATCCGGGTAGAAATTGGGATACACGATCTCGTAACTCACCAGTCTTGCACAGATGCCAAACCCGGTCACTGACAGGAAAAGCAGGTAGAGCAGGCGCCGGTTGCGGGGCTGCTCCCGGAGGTAGCGGGTGAGCAGGTAGAGCGTTACGTAGGTGGCGGTGATCTTCACCGGCAAGGCGATGGCGGCCGAGCAGATGCGTTTGTACGGCACTACTTCTATGGTGGAGGCGATGGGCCCGTCGTATATGTAGTAGCACACCCAGAAAAGGAGGTGCCCCACCCAGGTGGTGGAGAGGATGCGCTGGAATATGGACCGTAATTGGATAAACATTTGTTTCAAGTTACCACTATTTGCCGCGGTGCCCAATGGGCATTCTGCAAACAACGGTCCCGGCCTACAAACGGCAGGAAGGCGGCTTCCCAGGGCTGGGTTTGCTAGCTGGAAGATTTTTTTTTGACGAGGATGCCGCTGTGGTAGCCGTTTCCGGGGGATGCCGGGAAAAAATTGAAATCTCTTTTGTTGTTATTGGGAAAAATCATATTTTTGCATCCCGCAATACGGAAAAAGCATTGCCGAATAGTATAACGGTAGTACGACAGACTCTGACTCTGTTTGTCTTGGTTCGAATCCAGGTTCGGCAACAAATGAAACCCGCAACAGTAGCGGGTTTTATAAATTAAAGCCCCATTTATTAGCTGTGATGCTTTGTTGTTCGTCATTAAAAACGTCAATAAAAGCAAAGATGAAAATGTTACCCAACGGCTGTTCTTACAGCGAGTTCAACATCGTACCCGCCAACTGGAATACCTCCCGTGCTTCAATCAAAAAAACTTGGTACATGGAATACTACTTTCATGACCCGGCATTTAAGGACCGCTATCCGAATGGCTTCCCCGTTCGCCGTAAGGGTGGTATTAACCGCGTGAAGGATCTTGATAGCCGTCAGCAACTGATGCAGCAGCTGTGTGATCTGCAGCGGGATCTGCTGGAAAACCAAGGTTACAATCCCATTACCAAAACGATGTTGGAGGCTGAAGTGCCAGATGCAGAACCAACCCTCCCGCCAGCGCCAGCGCCAATACATTACCCGGTCGATGATCGTACACTCAGTACTCATAAGTACCTGGAATCGCTCAACGGCCTGATACCGGATGTGGACACGCCGTTAATCCCGGCCCTATGGCTTGGCCTTAAAAGAAAGGTGTACGCGCCCAAAGCAGTAAATGACATCGGTAGCATTATCCGCGGCGTGGAAGACGCTGCCAGGGCCCTGCAGCTGGACCAGCTGAAGATCTCTGAGCTGAAACGCCGGCACCTGGTGCTCATCCTGGAGAAGTGTGCAGAGCTCAATCCCAAATGGAGCGATAACCGCCGCAACATGTACAAGGCATACCTATCTGGCATCATCAAACCATTACTCACCCTGGAATGCCTGGAAAACAATCCCACTGCCGGCATTGATAAGGTAGATGTCGTACGCCCACCGCGGGAGAAGCCTACCTGGGAAGAGCGCAAGAAGATAGGCGACCACCTGAAGGAACGAGATTACCGATTTTGGCGGTTCGTCCAAATGTTCTTTCACAGCGGGGCCAGGGAAACCGAACTGATAGAGGTGAAGGACACTGATGTTGACCTGGAGAACCAAACCGTATGGGTTACCGTTCGGAAGCGGAAAGGATCGCCAGTGAGAACCAGGAAGCCTATTAAAACCATAGCGCTACCTATATGGCAAGAAGTATTGCAGGAGTGCAATGCCGTCCGCGCAAAGCATCCTGGTACGCCGGTGAACTTGTTTGGGCGGCTACTCAAACCTGGCATATTAAGCGATAGAAGTACAATACGGCCCGATCAGGTTGGCCGTCGCTGGAAGAAATACGTTAAGGGTGACCTGGGCATAGAAAAGGATCTGTATTCCCTGAAGCACCTCAACACGGAAGAAATGATGGATGCCCTGTCAAAAGAAACCAGCATTGAGCAGGCCGAAAAAGAGGTTGCGGATATTATGAGCCATACCAGCGAAAAGATGCTGCAGCAGGTGTATGATCAAAAGAATGCCGAGCGCAAGAACTGGCGGGCGGCAGCAGTGAGCAACCCTTTCTGTTGATCTCGCGAAATGTTAGTATATGCGAAGAGACTTTGAAATCGAGCTTCACATCGGTGACAACCGCCAGATGCTCAGAATTGGCCAGCCCCCAGGTGGCGGCAGCGGTTATGACATTTCTTACTACGAGAACCCGGATGTTAACAAATACTGGCACCTGGGCACGGTGATATTGTCAGATGGATATTGGGTGTTCCACATGAACCCAAACAACATAGTGGATATGGAGGGAATGGAGTTGATTGCATTCCTCCTGAACGGAGATGAAAGCAATTATCCGTTGCGCATCGAAATCCGCCACGCCCGGGATCCATGGCAACGAAAAAGCTGCCCATGAATAGGCGGCCGGTAATCTCATTGTTTGTTAACCCATCTGAAGGTAGGAAAATATTATTTGTAGGATGTTAATTATCAGTTAATATATCCTGTAGAATTAGCTCTTCAATTCTCCGGCTGGCACCACGCCCATACTTCGCACGAAAGGCGGCCATAATGGATGGGAGCACGGTAAGGGGGTACTGCTGGCGCTTTTCTATATTCAGGGCCGCGGCTGACTTCCGCCCGGCATCTACCCTGGCGCCCCCGCTGCCGGGCTTTCTTTTCTTATCCATTCTGCTGGTCCTCCCACACCAGATAGGCACGGTACCATGCCCAAGCATCGTCCAGCAGGGCCGTTAATTGGGGCTCGTCGTCCTTGTTGAACTCGACAATATTGTCATGAAATTTCATCACAACGAGCTGGAATACCTCGTCCCTTCCATATTGATAATCCTTGCTGACATAGCTATCACCGGCTACCGGATCATCATCGTCCATGCTCAGAACCCGGATAAGCGATATGGGGGACTGCGTGTGCAGAATGTACTGTCCGGCTTGCGGGCGTTGCGGATCTTCCGCTAAAAGGAACCTATTTTGTTCTATCTTTGCCATGATCACTGATTGTGATTGCTTTAACAATTAGCCCCGGGAGTGATTACCCGGGGCTTTATTTTTTTGTCGCTTAATTTTTTACCAACCGGCCAACTATTTTACGGCCATTTCTTTTTGCATCTACCTTTCTTTGCTTATTGATTTCCAGCGCCTCTTTGTAGGATGAGGCTTCAATGATATGAGTGTAAGCTACTCCGTTGATGATCACCTGGTTGATGTACTTGTTCATTTTGTTTGATTTGATTGTGATTGATTGCTTTAATATTAAAAAAGATTTGATTTCAATGCCTTGTTTGCTGCTTCATTTCCTTCAGCAATCCGGGCAATAGCTGCCTTGCCCTCTGCTATTTTAGCATCCTCTTGGGCTATTTTAGCCATCATTTCAGCGGCTTGTTCAACGCCAAGGTGCTTGGCCTTGGTTTCCAGTTCGTCAAGCGCCTTTTCAGCCTCTTCATATGTGGCGAAGGTAGTTTCGGGAAGCAGGTAAGTCTCTGTGCGGTTCTTTTCTTCCCAAAAAACAATACCCATCTTGCCATCCACACTTTTCACTTCTCCGATGCCATATTTTAAGTTGATAACGTACATAGTGTTTGTTGTTTGATGAAGTAAAGATACGACTATGTTTTGAAAAAACAAATTATTTTTTCAAAAAACAGGAAATATTTTTTCAGGCCCTCCGGGACATAAAAAAACCACTCTGGGAAGAGTGGCTTTTAACCAGCACCTTTATACGTGCCTGGCTGCGGATGCAGGACGAATATCAGGTGTCGCTGCGCATGGTATCTGCGTAATAAAAAAGCCAGGGAACAATCCCCGGCCGTGCATATATCAACCAAAATCTGTACTTTAACAAGGATTTTTTGTTATTTGATAGTAAACCCTGAACCCTAATGGAATCCCTAATTACCACTCTGGTAACAACGTTGGTAGGCCTTCTTGTAACTGGCTTTGCCTATCTTAGCTATAAACACCCACCAATTTGCCGCAAGGTGTCGTTGATTTTCGCCAATGTAACTTTGCCAATTATGCTGGGTATTGTGTTTTATTATAGGGGTCACGTTGATGCGCTCATGCAATGCCAATCAATTATTCCTTTGGCAGAAAACAAAAAATTCCTTGATATTATCATATCAGACCGCCAAGTCGTTTCATATTTGGGGTTAGCATTTGTGTTAGACGTTATTATTGTGGTAGTTTTCTTTTTCCTTTCTTATCTATTTCAAGACATGCATGCAGAAAAAATAAAGAACGCTAACGATGATCCCCCAGGCCGCTCCAACGGCGCAGAAAATTAGAAGTTTCTTTAATTCCTTCCTATTCATAAGAATAACTCTTTTGATTGCTTATACATTGACGCGAAGTTATTCCGCTCTTTGTCTGTAGGCATATACTTCGCACTACCGTGCACCCACTCTTTCAGGTAGGCGTCGGACAGTTCCACTTCGTTATCGATACGCATGTGCAATATCAGATGTGGCGTACCTCCCACGTACAGGCCGCGCTGCTCCACCCGGTCCACCAGGAAATCAACACTGTCCTGCCATGAGCCGAAGGCGACAAATAGTCGTTGATTGCCTGTACCGTTCTCGCCCTTCTTCACAACGCCCTGGATGCGGTTGTCCCATTTTTCCGGCCACCGCGCACCATCCGCCTGCACGCCGGCGTAATTGTTATTTACTCCCGACCGGCCGTTACCGCTTTCGTTTCGGAACATGATGTAAGCCGCACGCTTTACTTCCGCTGGCACGGCCAGGCCCTGAAGGTATTTAACCACTGCCCCCATCTCAACGGAAGTGCGCATATAGGGCAGGAATGGCTTATCTGTGTATGCATTCGTCATGGTAATGGTATCTTGCTTTTAATTCGTTTGTAAATGAGCGCTGCCCCAATAACCAGGGCCACAATGCCGGCTATCCACCACACCCAGGAGGGCACACCGCTGCGCGCCACCTGCTTATCCTTCACCAGCGTTTCCTGGTGCACAGTAGCCGCTGTACGCTGAGTGTTATGCGACACACTGTCCACAGTATAAATGCTATCAACCGGCGCCAGAACCGTTTTCTGCGGCGTGGTAGCGGCGGCATCCACCTTAATACCGCCGCCGGGCTGGCGCTGCGCCGTGACATCCATCGTGATATTGCCATTGGTAATATGTATGAGGTGAACAATGCCGCTGTCTACCGGCAGAAAGACGCCGTAGGCGTGCACGCTGTCCGGGGCCAGTATCACCGGCCGGCTAGCTTTAACGCTGGTCACGCTGTGTACTTGCAGGTCTGCCGACACGTGGCTGCTGCCTGTGCTATCACTGGTGCTGCGGGTAACCGTTTTGTGCTTATTCAGCGTCGAGCAGCCGGCCAGGATCACCAGGCTACTGAGCAGGAATGTTTTCGGTAGTCCCATCGGAATATACTTTAATCGTAATGAGTAATTTTTTTGTCGGGATAACCGGCGGCGTGGTCGTAGTGTCAACCGGGGCAACCGGCGCCGGGCCGCGGCTGTTAAGCAGCATCCACTCGTAGATGTTGAGCGTCTTGCCATTCACCACCCGGGTGGTTGTACCGTTGTACATTGCATCCCAGCCACCATGCCCGCCAGGGTACACCGTTGTCCAGGCATAGCCGCCGGCATTATTGATGGTGGTGGTGTACGCTTTTGCATAGTCTGTGTTCCCATCTGTACTACCTGAAATAAACCACACCGGGGTGTTGTATTTGGCGAACATCGGCAGGTTCTGCACCGCCTGCGCTTCTAGGGCTGCCGGCGACAAGCTCACCACGGCCGCTATCTTGCCGGCAAAAGTGGAATCCCAGCAGGCATACATTACCGAGGTCTGGCCGCCGGATGAAAGGCCGGTTGTGTATATCCGGTTGGTGTCTACCCGCAGCCCTTTCATGGCAGTTGCCACCGTGTATTTCCAAGCATACCGCATGGCTGCCGGGTAAGGAGACCACCCGCCGGCGTCCTGCACGGCTATCACGATAAACTTCTCCAACTTGCCCGTTACGGGATTCGTGGCCTGCGGCTCCCAGCCTGATTTGATGCGGCCCAGCAGGTAATTGCTGGTGAGCTTATTCACGTCGGTACCCGCCTCGCCAGTGCCGTGGAAGTAGATGATAGTGGGATAATACTTGGTCACGCTATCCTTGTACTCCTTGGGCGTAAACACCACGGTGTTGTCAGGGAATGCCGGCAACGCCCACTGTGTAGATGGGCTCTGAAATGTTGTGAATTGCGCCGTTGCTGTACCGGCGATAAGCGATAACAGCAGTAGTAATTTTAGTTTCATATTAAGAATTGATTGTTAACATAATTGCACACAAGCCGCCATCATTGCTACTGGATGGGTATTGCGCATTGAGTGCCATCGAGAGTACCCCAGATCCGTCTGCGGCAACGCCATCCCATGTGAGGTAATCCAGGACGTTGTACACATCACCCACGGAGTTCTTTGTTACGCCACCAATGGTACCAGTGATCCCGTAATGGGCGGTGCCACTCTCCGTTTTGTAGAAAGGGAAAATATCCACGCGGCAGGTCGCGTTGGCGGGTAGTCCGGTGAAATTCCATGTATTGGAGGCGTATACCCTGCGCGACTGGAGAAAGACGCCGCCAGGTAGGCCATGGTAACTACCGGGGCCTGCGCCCGGGAGATCCGCGGGCCATTGGGTGTACTGGCATACGAACGAAATGCCTGTTGGATTGCCATTCGTATCAACCAGCGCATTAACCGTGGTGCCCGTATCGGTAGCGGTAATCCTGGTGTAGTTGCCGGTAGCCGGGTTGGCGCTTGTTCCAAAGGCCAGCACCAGGTGCGTCTTGCCGACTTCCAGCGTAGTCTGTAGTGTTGACAACCGAGCCTCCAGCGCTGTTTTATCGCTGCTTGCAGGCAGCATATCTACCACGTGTTTGGCGGCCAGGTAGTGCAGGTAGTCCTGCGTACCCTCAGCATATGTAACGTAGTTTCCGGCTTCCTGGACACGATCCAGGCTATGCAGGAGCAGCCAGTCCTCGAACGTGAGGCTCATGAAGTTGGTTGCCGTGGCGAAATCGAACATGTGCTGGTTCCATTCCCGGTAGCTGTGATCACCGTCGTAATGGAACTGCGTCTGGGGAGCGATACGGCCGTTGGCTGCCGCCAGTGCATCTACGGCAGCAGCAACGTTCCCAACGCCTACACGCTGGTCCTGCAGGCCCTGTATGATGATACAGGGGATATCTTTGATCAATGAAGCATTGGCGGCCATGCCGTTGGATGGCGGAGAGCTGATTGCATAGGCCGCAAACCGGGTCGGTTGCTGGATGACCTTTGCGATCACGCCCGCAGCACCGTCCGAAAGACCACATAAATAAATGCGGTTCTGGTCTACGTTATAGTTGGAGATATTGTAGGCTATGCAACTATCAATAAGGTCAAGATGCTCAGTCCATGACCCTGCAGGCAACTGCGGAGCAGCCCCACGACACTTCATCAACTGGCCGGTTTCGGATATAACCAATGGTAAACCATCCTCCAGGACCTTATTAATGTCAGAGCCTCCCTGGTCAACCCCGTGCAGGAATACCAAAAGAGGTAATAGCTCAGTTCCATTATCCCCGCCCGGTAGTAATGTCCATTGCCGCTGCCCACTGGCTGCATCGTAGACATTATCGTCCGGACCGCCGGTACCAAAGAAGCGCTGGGGAATTGGCGTAGTGCTGCCGATCTGACGCCAGGCTGTTGTAGCGCGCACATAATCACCTGCCTTCAGCGGCAGCCATGCGGATCCGTTGTACACTTTCGCGCTGCGGTCAAGGGCGTCAGCCCAAGCACTGCCTGTATGTATTTTCACGTTGCTCATGGTTATGCCGGTTGTATCCATAAATCCCCCGGGAAATAAGTGCTACCTGCGGGTTCATCCGTCTGCTCAAACACCTGTATAGATCTCCCGGCGGCGCCGTCATCTCCATTTGTGCCAGGTGTGCCTGGGTCTCCCTGATCGCCCTTGGGGCCAATAAGGCCGGTACCGGCAGGCCAAGTGCCGGCTTTAGGACCATACATCGTATGCGTGGTGGTGTCAATGTAGAAATTGCCGTCAACGCCGGTGCCCGCAGCAGGTGCACCAGCGCCATATAGCACCGTATTACCGTCAGCACCGCGATCACCAGTATTTCCTTTATCACCCTGTGGTCCTGCATCCCCCGGGTCGCCTTTTTCACCTGGCTCCCCCTGATCTCCCTTTTCTCCCTTCAAAGAAGCAAGGAAGTCAGCTTCAGTGCCGGTGTTGCCGGCATCCAACCATATCTGATAGGCAGATTCTCCCGGATCACCTTTCGGCCCCTGTTGCCCGTCGCCAGCGTTTTGAGCTACGCTGGCGACTTTGAATTTAATATCGGTCATGGCGTTACTGTTTTGAGCACCTTAACGATGCCGGTTGGAGAATGGGTGATGATGTTAACAGAGAAAGGGAGCTTCAGGTCATACTCATACTCCCGTGGGCAAAGCGCCATGGTCTCTTCAGTGCTCATCAACCAGAGTTCTGTTGAGTTATCGGGATTCACCTGCAGGCCTGCGCCAATGCTGAAAATGGCCACGATGTTTCCAATCAGATCCCGGAAGGCGGCGGCCAGGTCAGGGATCAATGACCAATCAATGGGGTCATCATTTGCATCCGTAGCCTGGATGCTCTCTTTGAAGGTGTCCCCTTCACGGAAACAGATGGTAGTGAGCCTGCACATTGTTTTATTTTTTATCCTCTATTTTCTGCACTGTTTGCTCCAACGTGGTGACGCGGCTGCGTAGGTCCGCCTGGGATACCTGTACCTCTTGGATGTCATCAGTATTCTTCTGTATTTTACCATCGGTAGTTTTCTGAACCTCAGCCTGTTTCACCCTGTCGTCCACCAATCCAGATACTTTAGCATTGATGGTTGCAAGCTGCCATATTGAGGTGGCAACGTATCCCACAATAACCACCAGCTGAGCAATAGAAATGGTGATATTTTTTGCATTCACCTCCGCCATTTATCCCTCCTTTTTTTCTTCTTGCGTGATCGTTGCGCTAATGTCGGCGGTGGTAGTTCCTGTGGGTGGCGTTTTCTTTAAAGATGGACTACCGCCTATCAGCCAGGATATACCGGCAGTCAACACGGACCCCAGCAGGATGCCCTGCCCAGTGTCGACGAGGCGAATATTTTCTTTTGGTATTGGCAGGAAGGATATGCAGAATTGATACCCTATAACCGCAATGGCCAGGCCCACAATTAACCAGTAAGTCGGTTTGAAATGATCTTGCATGTTACTTATCTATTTTGCAATCCACCCAGTATTTCCGGAACCAGATTCTTTGATATACAATGTGCTGGTTGAACCGCCATCCGTTCGGAGAAATATACTTCCAACGGGCGCAGAAACTACGCTTTGAGGCGATCCAGAACCGGTAATTATTTTTACGCTTCCGAGTTGAATAGTACCAGGGGTCAATGTTATTACGGGGGTCTCCGTCTCTCCACCGGCCGATCCAGTGGCTAATCCCAGCGTAAGTGTGCTGTTGGTATTGTTAAACCCGACATACGCCCTGCGAGCGCCATTAAATAAGAAATCCCAAG encodes the following:
- a CDS encoding MFS transporter; the encoded protein is MQSHVPRNLTLATVVASLGGLLFGFDMAVVSGILPFVKEQYQLNPAQEGWFVSSALAGCIGGVLFSSDISDRLGRRKLLFFAALLFLLSALGCALLEPFSLLIVARICCGAAVGIASSVVPLYLSEIAPAHNRGRLVTFYQLAVTIGIFVAYGSNILLLQHGQDFLPGMLVWRKMFGVAMLPAALFLLGIVWIPESPRWLMQKDLPQVNDGGYRMLWSPAYRKPLLIGILLPFFSQFSGINAIIYYGPTILHSAGITLDNSLLSQLFFGAANVLFTFIAIWKVDSLGRRPLYLWGTAGAMVALLCTGICFYTGHTGGVLLLLCVLAFLAFFAFSIGPLKFVIAAEIFPDAIRAKALSLSILVMWVADFAVGQLTPMLLSGIGTAGTFWFFASFCVVAFIIVYRMVPETKGQTLEQIQQHWNLMH
- a CDS encoding ROK family protein, which translates into the protein MEPHALTPPLVLVADIGGTHITTALVELPSGRLLEDTLHRGHVRAQAGVNIILDDWAAVMQRSMQGADVQALGIAMPGPFDYETGISLIKGFHKYEALYGKNVKTLLMQRLDLQSIRMANDARCFLQGELLAGAVQGAQELMGFTLGTGFGSSVAAQGIAQEAHYYDFPFRGTRAEDYFCSRWLVQRYAVLEPNALIADVKTIAMRAADDGAARQLFSEFGGNLAEFFSLLEVPPALALLGGNITNSYFLFGPALEAALQQYGIPTQIKLASLGEAAPLYGAAALFLQGA
- a CDS encoding LytR/AlgR family response regulator transcription factor, which translates into the protein MKCLVVDDEPLAIQLLQNYIQRVDSLVLARSCNNAVEALACLQHRQIDLLFLDIQMPKITGIELLKSLSYKPKVILTTAYRDYAVEAFDLDVVDYLLKPISFERFLRAVSKALGSQLSSPAADPDHQLLHSFNESYIYLREEKEMVKVLLKDIIYIESLRDYVRVKTMQGQIITYNKIGYLEKKLPEHKFIRVHRSYIIALEKVTTFTPALVKLENAISLPIGRNYKNATVKALNRFNILQSNG
- a CDS encoding sensor histidine kinase, producing the protein MFIQLRSIFQRILSTTWVGHLLFWVCYYIYDGPIASTIEVVPYKRICSAAIALPVKITATYVTLYLLTRYLREQPRNRRLLYLLFLSVTGFGICARLVSYEIVYPNFYPDWATVQPLWYVPKIIMETFGVYSVVALVATMHFIKQWYVSQKEKQVYQHEKLEAELKYLKGQIHPHFLFNTLNNLYALTIDQSRKAPEVVYKLSELMSYMLYESNKPFVPLQKEIAYIENYIVLEKIRYEDRLDVSLNVLSDVSGYLIAPLLILPFVENSFKHGFSNDIGNIWVHIDILVNDAQLIIKIENSKCDPPLEKSAHCGIGLTNVKKRLDLIYKDQYSLQIFDEESYLVILKIAI
- a CDS encoding tyrosine-type recombinase/integrase, whose product is MEYYFHDPAFKDRYPNGFPVRRKGGINRVKDLDSRQQLMQQLCDLQRDLLENQGYNPITKTMLEAEVPDAEPTLPPAPAPIHYPVDDRTLSTHKYLESLNGLIPDVDTPLIPALWLGLKRKVYAPKAVNDIGSIIRGVEDAARALQLDQLKISELKRRHLVLILEKCAELNPKWSDNRRNMYKAYLSGIIKPLLTLECLENNPTAGIDKVDVVRPPREKPTWEERKKIGDHLKERDYRFWRFVQMFFHSGARETELIEVKDTDVDLENQTVWVTVRKRKGSPVRTRKPIKTIALPIWQEVLQECNAVRAKHPGTPVNLFGRLLKPGILSDRSTIRPDQVGRRWKKYVKGDLGIEKDLYSLKHLNTEEMMDALSKETSIEQAEKEVADIMSHTSEKMLQQVYDQKNAERKNWRAAAVSNPFC
- a CDS encoding carboxylesterase family protein encodes the protein MKLKLLLLLSLIAGTATAQFTTFQSPSTQWALPAFPDNTVVFTPKEYKDSVTKYYPTIIYFHGTGEAGTDVNKLTSNYLLGRIKSGWEPQATNPVTGKLEKFIVIAVQDAGGWSPYPAAMRYAWKYTVATAMKGLRVDTNRIYTTGLSSGGQTSVMYACWDSTFAGKIAAVVSLSPAALEAQAVQNLPMFAKYNTPVWFISGSTDGNTDYAKAYTTTINNAGGYAWTTVYPGGHGGWDAMYNGTTTRVVNGKTLNIYEWMLLNSRGPAPVAPVDTTTTPPVIPTKKLLITIKVYSDGTTENIPAQ